In Oryza brachyantha chromosome 1, ObraRS2, whole genome shotgun sequence, the following are encoded in one genomic region:
- the LOC102717835 gene encoding very-long-chain (3R)-3-hydroxyacyl-CoA dehydratase PASTICCINO 2A-like, which produces MAADDSVMRSLYLSAYNWVVFIGWVQVFCYMTLELLVNGHEGVYAAIERPLLFAQTAAIMEILCSILVSSTLPQITGRLFITWGILWSFPETHSHILVTSLIISWSITEVIRYSFFGMQESFGFTPSWFVWLRYSTFIICYPVGMVSEVVLIYIAFPFMKASGKYCFRMSNKWNFSFNYFYFSALLMALYVPAFPHLLLYMVAQRKKALSKEKTT; this is translated from the exons ATGGCAGCGGATGATTCAGTGATGAGGAGCCTCTACCTCTCTGCGTACAACTGGGTCGTCTTCATCGGATG GGTTCAGGTGTTCTGTTACATGACATTGGAATTGCTGGTGAATGGGCACGAGGGCGTCTATGCTGCTATTGAGCGGCCTCTGCTGTTTGCGCAGACTGCTGCCATCATGGAG ATTCTTTGTTCCATTCTAG TGTCTTCTACTCTTCCACAAATTACTGGAAGGCTGTTCATTACCTGGGGCATCTTGTGGAGCTTCCCTGAG ACACATTCTCATATTCTTGTTACCTCCCTGATCATAAGCTGGTCCATCACCGAG GTCATCAGATATTCTTTCTTTGGCATGCAGGAGTCGTTTGGATTTACACCTTCCTGGTTTGTATGGCTTAG ATATAGCACCTTCATAATATGTTATCCTGTTGGTATGGTTAGTGAGGTTGTCCTAATCTACATTGCCTTTCCTTTCATGAAG GCATCTGGGAAATACTGCTTTAGGATGTCCAACAAATGGAATTTCTCCTTCAACTACTTCTATTTCTCTGCCCTTCTCATGGCTTTGTATGTTCCAG CATTTCCACACTTGTTGCTCTATATGGTCGCCCAGAGGAAGAAAGCCCTGTCAAAGGAGAAAACTACATAA